A region of Maridesulfovibrio sp. DNA encodes the following proteins:
- a CDS encoding 4Fe-4S dicluster domain-containing protein: MKRIYPDKNFCIGCCLCEMACLASHSKDNDLILAFRKERAEGLISRKRVIENCDVYVAISCRHCEEPECVPVCISGALIKDEETGITVYDADKCVGCWTCLMACPYGAIQRDKYNNKIIKCDLCADRVKGPACVEACPNRALKYEER, from the coding sequence ATGAAAAGAATTTATCCAGATAAAAATTTTTGCATAGGTTGCTGTCTTTGTGAGATGGCCTGTCTTGCGTCTCATTCCAAAGATAATGACCTTATCCTTGCGTTCAGGAAGGAACGGGCCGAGGGGCTGATTTCCCGTAAACGGGTAATTGAGAATTGTGATGTTTATGTCGCCATCAGCTGCCGTCATTGCGAAGAACCGGAATGCGTACCTGTCTGTATTTCCGGTGCGCTGATTAAGGATGAGGAAACCGGAATTACGGTGTATGATGCTGATAAGTGCGTAGGCTGCTGGACTTGTCTCATGGCTTGCCCGTATGGAGCCATTCAGCGCGATAAGTATAATAATAAAATTATCAAATGCGACCTTTGTGCCGACAGGGTAAAAGGTCCGGCCTGCGTGGAAGCCTGTCCCAACCGTGCTTTGAAGTACGAAGAGAGGTAA
- a CDS encoding glutamate synthase-related protein: MLFRKFASTFHEFRIVRNPDLCIDCKVCIKQCSYEAHFWDDARGKVAHDNRRCVGCHRCAAMCPTAALTIRLNESDFRPNATWRPNFIRNIYNQAESGGVLLAGMGSPVDIPVYWDRLLLDASQVTNPSIDPLREPMELKTFLGAKPDRVEVAFDAEGNPKLKTELPPQIELATPITFAGMSLGAINYNLHAAMAMAAKELNTVYNTGEGGLHKSLYKYGQWTIVQVASGRFGVHGDYLNAGVGIEIKVGQGAKPGIGGHLPGEKINSMISETRMIPPGSDAISPAPHHDIYSIEDLLQLIFALKEATEYRVPVAVKIAAVHNVAAIASGVVRAGADILNIDGMKGGTGAAPAMTRDNVGIPIELALASVDQRLRDEGIRSKASIIAGGGFRCSADVIKAIALGADAVNIGTAALIAVGCTLCGRCYTGKCPWGIATNDRKLAKRQNPEIAAERLVNLVRSWSHEIKEMLGGMGLNSIESLRGNRDKLRAVGLTESEMHILGVKHAGR, from the coding sequence TTGCTTTTCAGAAAATTTGCCAGCACATTTCATGAATTCCGTATAGTGCGTAACCCTGATCTGTGTATAGACTGTAAAGTCTGTATAAAACAGTGCTCTTACGAAGCACATTTCTGGGATGATGCCCGTGGAAAAGTGGCTCATGACAACCGGCGATGTGTTGGGTGCCACCGTTGCGCGGCCATGTGTCCCACTGCAGCATTGACGATCAGGTTGAATGAGTCGGATTTCCGTCCAAATGCCACATGGCGACCCAATTTTATACGCAACATTTATAATCAGGCAGAGAGTGGCGGAGTGCTGCTGGCTGGGATGGGCAGTCCGGTGGATATTCCTGTGTATTGGGACCGTCTGTTGCTGGATGCCAGTCAGGTCACCAATCCGTCTATTGATCCTCTGCGTGAACCAATGGAATTGAAGACTTTCCTCGGTGCTAAGCCGGACCGGGTTGAGGTCGCATTTGATGCTGAAGGTAATCCGAAACTCAAAACCGAACTGCCCCCCCAGATAGAATTGGCTACCCCGATAACTTTCGCAGGTATGTCTTTGGGTGCAATCAACTACAATCTGCACGCTGCAATGGCTATGGCGGCCAAAGAATTGAATACGGTTTACAATACCGGGGAAGGCGGTTTGCATAAATCGTTGTATAAGTACGGACAATGGACCATTGTGCAGGTAGCTTCTGGACGGTTCGGTGTTCACGGCGATTACCTGAATGCCGGGGTGGGTATTGAAATCAAGGTCGGGCAGGGTGCCAAGCCGGGTATTGGAGGGCATCTGCCGGGTGAAAAGATTAATAGTATGATTTCCGAAACGCGTATGATCCCGCCGGGCTCAGATGCTATTTCACCTGCTCCGCATCATGATATCTATTCCATTGAAGACCTGCTGCAATTAATTTTTGCGCTTAAGGAAGCAACAGAATACCGGGTTCCGGTAGCTGTTAAGATTGCGGCTGTACATAATGTCGCGGCAATTGCATCCGGTGTTGTACGCGCCGGGGCGGACATCCTGAACATTGACGGCATGAAGGGCGGAACCGGGGCGGCTCCGGCTATGACCCGTGATAATGTGGGCATTCCGATTGAACTGGCCCTCGCAAGTGTGGATCAGCGGTTGCGGGATGAGGGGATTCGTTCAAAAGCTTCAATTATTGCCGGGGGGGGATTCCGTTGTAGCGCTGATGTTATCAAAGCCATCGCTCTTGGTGCCGATGCGGTCAACATCGGAACTGCGGCATTGATAGCGGTGGGGTGTACCCTCTGCGGACGTTGTTATACAGGAAAGTGTCCGTGGGGCATTGCCACTAATGACCGTAAACTTGCCAAACGTCAGAATCCGGAAATAGCCGCCGAACGACTGGTTAATCTTGTACGCAGCTGGTCTCATGAGATCAAAGAAATGCTCGGGGGCATGGGGTTGAATTCTATTGAGAGTTTGCGTGGAAACAGAGATAAATTAAGGGCCGTAGGGTTAACGGAGTCCGAAATGCATATTCTGGGCGTGAAGCATGCCGGCAGGTAA
- a CDS encoding thermonuclease family protein, whose translation MPKLEIEKNNLRSGVLKGPVLFFIVCCLLFSAASASAFEAEVRYVIDGDTFILDNSKRVRIAGIDTPEIGRKGKADQYYAQEAKDLLSKLILGKRVRIDFAGKGIDRYKRIVGWVYVDDVFVNKYMISKGAAFFYFHEGNDSGRQKLLLQAQRKAYKGKKGFWPVVSKLKKFNMPWVGNKNSRRCFLPGDKYAKKISWRNRVNFSSLGEAFYDGYSPARHLNLWPLVK comes from the coding sequence ATGCCGAAATTAGAAATTGAAAAAAACAATTTACGAAGCGGGGTCCTTAAGGGCCCCGTTTTATTTTTTATTGTATGTTGTCTGTTATTCAGTGCGGCTTCAGCATCAGCGTTTGAGGCTGAAGTCCGTTATGTAATAGATGGTGATACCTTCATTCTTGATAACAGCAAACGAGTACGCATTGCCGGAATAGATACTCCGGAAATAGGCCGGAAAGGCAAAGCTGACCAATATTATGCCCAAGAGGCCAAGGACCTGCTTTCTAAGTTGATTCTCGGTAAACGGGTACGTATTGATTTTGCGGGAAAAGGGATTGATCGTTATAAACGCATAGTCGGTTGGGTCTATGTGGATGATGTATTCGTGAATAAATACATGATCAGCAAGGGCGCGGCTTTTTTTTATTTTCATGAAGGTAATGACAGCGGCAGGCAGAAACTGCTTCTCCAGGCCCAGCGAAAGGCTTATAAAGGAAAGAAGGGCTTTTGGCCTGTGGTCAGTAAATTGAAGAAATTTAATATGCCGTGGGTTGGCAATAAGAATAGCCGTCGCTGTTTTCTACCCGGAGATAAATATGCTAAAAAGATCAGTTGGAGAAATAGAGTAAATTTTTCCAGTCTGGGTGAAGCTTTTTACGATGGATATTCACCAGCAAGGCATTTGAATTTATGGCCTTTAGTAAAATAG
- the glgP gene encoding alpha-glucan family phosphorylase yields MQPLRVYSVVPRLPSQLKELWDLAYNFLFVWNSDIASIFSSIDQVLWRDCQQNPVKFLNSLPQQKLEELANDDFFIQRLREAVRVQRNYLAREGCSYKFDGAEKGEPVVAYFSFEYGIGLSLPIYSGGLGMLAGDHLKSASDLNIPLVGIGLCYQHGYFRQYMTQDGWQQERYPSHDFEEMSIKAAKDKSGNDVKFTLKIKGEDLKVKVWYVEVGRVTLYLLDTNISENPIYFRNITARLYGGDLEMRLWQEILLGIGGIKALAVLGLEPSVIHMNEGHSAFAGLERIRVFMTEHGLSFEAAMEMVASSSIFTTHTPVPAGNDRFPADLMRPYFEPYAQTMGLAYKVFLSLGREDPHDDAEQFCMTVLALKLSRFNNGVSKLHGHVSRNMWQRVWPQYPVEDVPIGAITNGVHMPTWVATDFSLLFDRYLGPNWREDPDCGRVWKQTDNIPDAELWRTHERLRERLVDFVRKRLRRQLMNVGARRKEIELADEVLDPRALTIGFARRFATYKRAGLLFKDKERLLKIISDSKQPVQFIFAGKAHPQDNGGKKLIQDLIQFCRREECRMSLVFLEDYDMKIANYMVQGCDVWLNTPRRPLEACGTSGMKAMANGVLQFSTPDGWWDEAYLPDNSLGWAIGRGEDYNDHEYQDFVESQTLYKVLENDIIPEFYDRGHGSLPRNWIVKVKKALRILGPEFNANRMVEDYTEKAYQPAFNNYKTMHKNDFQGAKELAAWRMEVMTKWSSLKVRNITSEVHTDIYVEEPIIISAEVFLNGLTPDNVQVEIYAGPVGQDGNFARRRTVVMTQEEDMGGGWHVYQGEVMPHEAGRFGYTVRILPNHELLLDPHSLGLIHWAQ; encoded by the coding sequence ATGCAGCCGCTTCGCGTTTATAGCGTCGTTCCACGTCTGCCCAGTCAACTGAAAGAGCTTTGGGACTTGGCATATAACTTTCTTTTTGTCTGGAACAGCGACATTGCCAGTATCTTTTCTTCAATCGATCAGGTGCTCTGGCGGGATTGCCAACAGAATCCGGTAAAGTTCCTGAATAGTCTGCCTCAGCAGAAGCTTGAAGAACTCGCCAATGATGATTTTTTTATTCAGCGTCTCAGGGAAGCAGTCAGAGTTCAGAGAAATTATCTTGCCCGTGAGGGTTGTTCCTACAAATTTGATGGGGCTGAAAAAGGAGAGCCAGTTGTAGCGTATTTCAGTTTTGAATACGGCATCGGTCTCAGCCTGCCTATTTATTCCGGCGGTCTTGGTATGCTGGCCGGAGACCATCTGAAATCGGCAAGTGACCTGAATATTCCGCTGGTGGGAATAGGACTTTGCTATCAGCACGGTTATTTTCGCCAGTATATGACTCAGGACGGCTGGCAGCAGGAACGTTATCCCAGTCATGATTTTGAGGAAATGTCCATCAAAGCCGCTAAGGACAAGAGCGGTAATGATGTTAAATTCACCTTGAAGATTAAGGGTGAGGATCTTAAAGTCAAAGTCTGGTATGTTGAGGTCGGGCGTGTCACCCTGTATCTGCTCGACACCAATATTTCTGAAAATCCGATCTATTTCCGCAATATTACAGCACGTCTTTACGGCGGAGATCTTGAAATGCGACTCTGGCAGGAAATCCTGCTTGGAATTGGCGGAATCAAGGCTCTTGCGGTTCTTGGGCTTGAACCCAGTGTTATCCATATGAATGAAGGTCATTCAGCTTTTGCCGGGCTGGAGCGCATCCGTGTTTTCATGACTGAGCACGGCCTTTCTTTTGAAGCAGCCATGGAAATGGTCGCTTCTTCAAGTATTTTTACTACCCATACACCGGTTCCGGCCGGTAATGACCGTTTTCCGGCAGACCTGATGCGTCCTTATTTTGAGCCTTATGCCCAGACCATGGGACTTGCTTACAAAGTTTTTCTTTCCCTTGGCAGGGAAGATCCGCATGATGATGCCGAGCAGTTCTGCATGACTGTGCTTGCCCTGAAACTTTCTCGTTTCAATAACGGTGTGTCCAAGCTGCACGGACATGTTTCGAGGAATATGTGGCAGAGGGTATGGCCGCAGTATCCGGTAGAGGATGTGCCTATCGGAGCAATTACCAATGGCGTGCATATGCCTACATGGGTCGCTACGGATTTTTCGTTGCTTTTTGATCGTTATCTTGGTCCTAACTGGCGTGAGGACCCGGATTGCGGCCGTGTCTGGAAACAGACTGACAACATCCCTGATGCTGAACTCTGGCGAACCCATGAACGCCTTCGTGAGCGGCTGGTGGATTTCGTGCGTAAACGTCTGCGTCGTCAGCTTATGAATGTCGGTGCCAGACGCAAGGAAATCGAGCTTGCTGATGAAGTGCTCGATCCCCGTGCATTGACCATAGGTTTTGCACGCAGGTTTGCAACATATAAGCGTGCAGGGTTGCTCTTCAAGGACAAGGAACGTCTGCTGAAGATCATTTCCGACTCCAAGCAGCCCGTGCAGTTTATTTTTGCAGGTAAAGCGCATCCTCAGGACAATGGAGGCAAGAAGCTCATTCAAGACCTCATCCAGTTTTGCCGTCGTGAAGAATGCCGCATGAGTCTGGTTTTCCTTGAAGACTATGACATGAAGATTGCAAATTACATGGTTCAGGGCTGCGATGTCTGGTTGAATACGCCGAGACGTCCTCTTGAGGCCTGCGGAACGAGCGGCATGAAGGCCATGGCAAACGGTGTGCTCCAGTTCAGTACCCCTGACGGCTGGTGGGATGAAGCCTATCTGCCCGACAACAGCCTCGGCTGGGCTATCGGTCGGGGAGAAGATTACAACGATCATGAATATCAGGATTTTGTGGAAAGCCAGACTCTTTACAAAGTGCTGGAAAATGACATAATCCCAGAATTCTATGACCGTGGTCACGGCAGTCTTCCCCGTAACTGGATTGTCAAGGTCAAGAAAGCGCTTCGAATTCTGGGACCTGAGTTCAACGCAAACCGCATGGTGGAAGATTACACTGAAAAAGCTTACCAGCCAGCATTCAACAATTACAAAACCATGCACAAGAATGATTTCCAGGGGGCCAAGGAACTGGCTGCATGGAGAATGGAAGTGATGACCAAGTGGTCCAGCTTGAAAGTCCGTAACATAACTTCGGAAGTGCATACCGATATTTATGTTGAGGAACCTATCATCATCTCTGCAGAAGTTTTCCTCAACGGTTTGACCCCGGATAATGTGCAGGTGGAAATTTATGCCGGGCCTGTTGGGCAGGATGGTAATTTTGCCCGCCGACGCACCGTCGTCATGACTCAGGAAGAAGACATGGGCGGAGGCTGGCACGTCTATCAAGGCGAGGTTATGCCCCATGAGGCAGGAAGATTCGGTTATACCGTACGCATCCTGCCTAATCATGAACTGCTGCTTGATCCCCATTCCCTCGGTTTGATCCATTGGGCGCAGTAG
- the dut gene encoding dUTP diphosphatase produces the protein MNPTQSNPVEVKVKFLNETAREGGLDYATPNSAGVDLRACIEDDFVEIEPGGRFAFPAGIAIEITAPGIAGFVYSRSGLGTKDGLTVSQGVGVIDPDYRGEIKVSLLNTSGEKRRIERGQRIAQLVFMPYCHALLTPSEELSDTTRGAGGFGHTGKN, from the coding sequence ATGAATCCTACCCAATCCAATCCTGTTGAAGTAAAAGTAAAATTCCTCAACGAAACCGCCCGCGAAGGAGGGCTGGACTACGCCACTCCCAATTCTGCCGGAGTGGACCTGCGTGCCTGCATTGAAGATGATTTCGTGGAAATAGAACCGGGCGGAAGGTTCGCCTTCCCCGCAGGAATCGCCATTGAAATCACTGCACCGGGTATTGCCGGATTTGTCTACTCCCGTAGCGGACTGGGTACCAAGGACGGCCTGACCGTCAGTCAGGGAGTCGGAGTTATCGACCCTGACTACCGCGGAGAAATAAAAGTTTCCCTGCTCAACACCTCGGGTGAAAAACGACGAATTGAGCGTGGACAGCGCATTGCACAGCTCGTTTTCATGCCCTACTGTCATGCCCTGCTGACTCCCAGCGAAGAACTTTCCGACACAACCAGAGGTGCCGGGGGATTCGGGCATACAGGCAAGAATTGA
- a CDS encoding aspartate aminotransferase family protein produces MNKHDTLVAAEQKSICNTYGRYPVNVNKAKGSRIWDLDGKEYIDLLSGISVVNIGHCRDDLADVMAEQARKLVQVSNLFYQEEQVELAEKLLGTCGADRVFFANSGAEANEAAIKLARRYMRTVKERDAYEIITLEGSFHGRTLATLTATGQTGPIKDGFSPLPEGFKYVPAGDVEKLKSAITDKTAAVMLEMVQGEGGIKPLPEDYVKAVTELVKENDILLIVDEVQSGLCRTGKWWAHQHYGVTPHIFTSAKALANGLPMGAMLATEEVAKGFTPGSHATTFGGGALVSKVASKVIDIMTEDKLDQRAAELGDFFKTEAGKLQDKFPGKIKSVRGLGLMLGVELNFDGSEIFAALRDKGFILNLTKGTILRLLPALTIEKEDLVAFLNALEELLADQA; encoded by the coding sequence ATGAACAAACACGATACACTTGTAGCCGCCGAACAAAAATCCATCTGCAACACTTACGGCAGATACCCCGTTAATGTAAACAAAGCCAAAGGCTCCAGAATATGGGATCTTGACGGCAAAGAATACATCGACCTTCTCTCCGGCATTTCCGTGGTCAACATCGGCCACTGCCGCGACGACCTCGCCGATGTAATGGCTGAGCAGGCCCGCAAGCTGGTACAGGTCAGCAACCTTTTTTATCAGGAAGAACAGGTTGAACTGGCGGAAAAGCTTCTCGGCACATGCGGTGCGGACAGAGTTTTCTTTGCCAACTCCGGTGCCGAAGCCAATGAGGCTGCCATCAAGCTGGCAAGACGTTACATGCGCACTGTAAAAGAAAGGGATGCTTACGAAATAATCACCCTTGAAGGATCTTTTCATGGCCGGACGCTCGCAACCCTGACCGCAACCGGACAGACAGGCCCCATTAAAGACGGATTCTCCCCCCTGCCGGAAGGCTTCAAGTATGTTCCTGCCGGAGATGTGGAAAAACTTAAGTCCGCCATCACAGACAAAACTGCAGCGGTCATGCTTGAGATGGTGCAGGGCGAAGGCGGCATCAAGCCTTTGCCGGAAGATTACGTTAAAGCAGTAACCGAACTTGTAAAAGAAAACGACATCCTGCTTATTGTGGATGAAGTTCAGTCCGGCCTGTGCAGAACCGGAAAATGGTGGGCACACCAGCACTATGGAGTAACGCCGCACATTTTCACCTCCGCCAAGGCTCTTGCCAACGGTCTGCCCATGGGAGCCATGCTGGCAACCGAAGAAGTTGCCAAAGGCTTCACCCCCGGCAGCCATGCCACCACCTTCGGCGGCGGTGCGCTTGTTTCAAAAGTTGCATCCAAAGTCATCGACATCATGACCGAGGATAAACTGGATCAACGCGCAGCCGAACTTGGTGATTTCTTCAAAACTGAAGCTGGAAAACTGCAGGATAAATTCCCCGGCAAAATCAAGTCCGTGCGCGGACTCGGCCTGATGCTCGGCGTGGAGCTCAATTTTGACGGCAGCGAGATTTTCGCAGCGTTGCGCGACAAGGGATTCATACTCAACCTGACCAAAGGAACAATTTTAAGATTGCTCCCCGCTCTCACTATTGAAAAGGAAGACCTCGTTGCCTTCCTGAATGCTCTGGAAGAGTTGCTGGCTGATCAGGCATAG
- a CDS encoding 50S ribosomal protein L11 methyltransferase codes for MSKLLRIQFTLSELESDECQVYLGTRVAHGWEEKPLDDDSIFYTIHLEDHPLGMEIVEEIKSSWPHAGCVAEEIEDENWGLAWKDYFEPVTCGKFEILPPWLLEKKTAGKEHIIIEPKMAFGTGSHPTTALCLELISRLADEGKLNADMDFFDLGTGSAILAIALAKLGLKGVGVDIDPQSIVCAQENLNNNNVEGIILSVGSADSIDPTLKYELVVANILSGPLIELCPEVTARLKENSILILSGILVEQAEKVAAEYIKAGLPAPEIFTMGEWAGLLWRDVSAD; via the coding sequence ATGTCCAAACTGCTCAGAATCCAGTTTACCCTTTCCGAACTCGAGAGCGATGAATGTCAGGTTTACCTCGGCACACGCGTAGCCCATGGCTGGGAAGAAAAGCCGCTTGATGACGATTCAATCTTCTACACCATCCATCTGGAAGACCATCCTCTCGGCATGGAAATCGTGGAAGAGATCAAATCCAGCTGGCCACATGCCGGATGCGTGGCCGAAGAAATAGAAGACGAAAACTGGGGCCTTGCATGGAAAGATTATTTCGAACCCGTAACCTGCGGAAAATTTGAAATCCTGCCCCCGTGGTTGCTGGAAAAAAAGACCGCTGGCAAAGAACACATTATCATCGAACCTAAAATGGCTTTCGGCACAGGCAGCCATCCCACCACCGCCCTCTGTCTTGAATTGATCAGCAGGCTTGCCGATGAAGGTAAACTCAATGCGGACATGGACTTTTTCGATCTCGGTACCGGCTCCGCAATCCTCGCCATTGCCCTTGCCAAGCTTGGACTCAAAGGTGTCGGTGTAGACATCGACCCGCAGTCCATTGTCTGTGCACAGGAGAATCTCAACAATAACAATGTCGAAGGCATCATCCTTTCCGTCGGCAGCGCTGATTCCATTGACCCGACTTTAAAATACGAACTGGTCGTTGCAAACATCCTTTCCGGCCCGCTCATCGAACTCTGCCCGGAAGTGACCGCACGCTTGAAGGAAAATTCCATCCTCATACTGTCCGGCATCCTCGTGGAACAGGCCGAAAAAGTAGCTGCGGAGTACATCAAAGCAGGACTGCCAGCCCCGGAAATCTTCACCATGGGCGAATGGGCAGGTCTCCTCTGGCGCGACGTTAGTGCGGATTAA
- a CDS encoding endonuclease III domain-containing protein has protein sequence MNREDLLLKYYEALSERLGPSHWWPGKSPFEIAVGAILVQNTNWVNVEKAIDNLRANDGLTPKGLRKFSTEELQELIRPSGFFRMKAIRLNKFLDFLDENSAKCITDLAEADTFELREKLLAVKGIGPETADSILLYALDKPVFVVDAYTRRIFNRHMLVHEDIDYHELQEYFMDVLDPDINLYNEYHALIVRTAKEWCKKSNPDCANCPLGKFLEN, from the coding sequence ATGAATAGAGAAGACCTATTACTAAAATATTACGAAGCCCTTTCAGAAAGACTGGGGCCTTCCCATTGGTGGCCGGGTAAAAGTCCTTTCGAAATTGCCGTGGGTGCAATACTGGTCCAGAATACCAACTGGGTAAATGTAGAAAAAGCCATTGATAACCTAAGGGCTAATGACGGATTGACTCCGAAAGGTTTGCGTAAATTCTCCACGGAAGAGTTGCAGGAACTTATCAGACCTTCCGGTTTCTTTCGGATGAAGGCAATAAGGCTCAATAAATTCCTTGATTTCCTTGACGAAAATTCTGCAAAGTGTATCACGGACCTGGCGGAAGCAGATACATTTGAACTCCGGGAAAAACTGTTGGCAGTCAAAGGAATCGGCCCGGAAACGGCGGACTCTATTTTGCTTTATGCACTTGATAAACCCGTATTTGTAGTCGATGCCTATACGCGCAGGATTTTCAACCGCCACATGCTGGTTCATGAAGACATCGATTACCATGAATTACAGGAATATTTCATGGACGTTCTTGATCCTGACATAAACTTGTACAATGAATATCATGCGTTGATTGTGCGGACGGCTAAAGAATGGTGTAAAAAATCAAACCCTGACTGCGCTAACTGCCCGCTGGGTAAATTTCTGGAAAATTGA
- a CDS encoding peptidoglycan DD-metalloendopeptidase family protein produces the protein MCSKTYLLTMAFAVLMLCGVNAAWADSTVERLKDEIQDTRQTVKQQKQELLKLTREERSMFGELASIEDRITSVERDLFRQEDDLSGIMEDEQAAKADQRVLEAELAEIVDKLKDMLSRLWPVHSRKLENRFGSLDDWAKADRNFVWLASLYKETRVELDKAQKKADEITANLGTQKDLRMKAESKLAEINSTKDSLLEDKLSLLAGIKSIRALKINREQELKGLLETINKLNYRLKSLTSKKIANFKGSLPRPCEGDTKVRFKPSAKPPVRGIGIQTTGNVDVKSIFWGKVVHNDTLRGFGRVVIIYHGYNYYSLYAYLAESFVKTGQEVEKDEIIGKTGYYPNLKETGLYFELRFHQNPVNPQKWLARN, from the coding sequence ATGTGCTCTAAAACTTATCTGCTCACTATGGCTTTCGCAGTGCTGATGCTTTGCGGTGTTAATGCAGCTTGGGCTGATTCCACGGTGGAGCGTCTGAAAGATGAGATTCAGGATACCAGACAGACTGTTAAGCAACAGAAGCAGGAACTGCTTAAGCTGACCCGGGAAGAACGGTCCATGTTCGGGGAACTGGCCTCCATTGAAGACCGCATAACCAGTGTTGAACGGGATTTATTCCGGCAGGAAGATGACCTCTCTGGCATTATGGAAGATGAACAGGCCGCTAAAGCGGACCAACGTGTTCTTGAAGCTGAACTGGCAGAAATTGTTGATAAACTGAAAGATATGCTGTCCAGACTCTGGCCGGTTCATTCCCGCAAACTTGAAAACAGGTTCGGCTCTCTTGATGACTGGGCAAAAGCTGACCGCAATTTCGTATGGCTCGCCTCGCTTTACAAAGAGACCAGAGTCGAACTGGATAAAGCGCAAAAAAAAGCTGACGAAATCACCGCCAACCTCGGAACTCAAAAAGATTTACGTATGAAGGCGGAGTCCAAACTCGCTGAAATCAACAGCACAAAGGATAGCCTGCTGGAGGACAAATTGAGCCTTCTGGCCGGGATCAAATCCATCCGCGCACTGAAAATCAACAGAGAACAGGAACTGAAAGGTCTTCTTGAAACAATCAATAAACTGAATTACAGACTGAAAAGCCTGACCAGCAAAAAAATTGCCAATTTTAAAGGGTCCTTACCTCGCCCATGCGAAGGGGACACCAAAGTCCGGTTCAAACCTTCCGCCAAACCGCCAGTGCGGGGGATCGGAATACAGACAACCGGAAATGTCGATGTAAAATCAATCTTCTGGGGCAAGGTCGTGCATAACGATACCCTCAGGGGATTCGGGCGGGTTGTGATTATTTATCACGGCTACAACTACTACTCCCTTTACGCTTATCTGGCCGAAAGTTTCGTAAAAACCGGTCAGGAGGTAGAAAAGGATGAAATTATCGGTAAAACAGGGTATTACCCTAACTTGAAAGAAACGGGTCTCTATTTTGAATTACGTTTTCATCAGAATCCCGTTAACCCTCAAAAATGGCTTGCCCGAAATTAA